One part of the Oceanihabitans sp. IOP_32 genome encodes these proteins:
- the obgE gene encoding GTPase ObgE, whose amino-acid sequence MTEGNFVDYVKMYVASGNGGKGSAHLHREKYITKGGPDGGDGGRGGHVILRGDSNLWTLLPLKFKKHFRAGHGEHGSRNRSTGADGEDVYVDVPLGTVVRDTETNKIIFEITEHGEEKIIVKGGKGGLGNWHFKSSTNQTPRYAQPGLPLEERYITLELKILADVGLVGFPNAGKSTLLSVMTAAKPKIADYEFTTLKPNLGIVNYRDFQTFVMADIPGIIEGAAEGKGLGYYFLRHIERNSILLFLIPADADDIKKQYDILLDELRRYNPEMLDKERIIAISKSDLLDEELKAELKTELDNELPIPYIFISSVAQQGITELKDMLWKMLNP is encoded by the coding sequence ATGACTGAAGGAAATTTTGTAGATTATGTGAAAATGTATGTTGCTTCTGGTAACGGCGGTAAAGGCTCTGCACATTTACACAGAGAGAAATATATTACCAAAGGCGGTCCAGATGGCGGCGATGGTGGTCGTGGAGGACACGTGATACTTAGAGGTGACTCAAACCTATGGACCCTTTTACCACTAAAATTTAAAAAACATTTTAGAGCCGGTCATGGTGAACACGGTAGCCGAAATCGAAGCACAGGTGCCGATGGTGAAGATGTTTATGTTGATGTACCGTTGGGAACGGTGGTAAGAGATACCGAAACCAACAAAATTATTTTCGAAATCACCGAGCACGGCGAGGAAAAAATTATTGTAAAAGGGGGGAAAGGCGGCCTAGGAAATTGGCATTTTAAGTCCTCTACAAACCAAACACCTCGATACGCACAACCAGGTTTACCTTTAGAAGAGCGATATATAACCTTAGAATTAAAAATATTAGCAGATGTTGGTTTAGTGGGGTTTCCTAATGCCGGTAAATCTACCTTGTTGTCGGTAATGACGGCAGCAAAACCAAAAATAGCCGATTACGAGTTTACCACATTAAAACCGAACTTAGGTATTGTAAATTATCGTGATTTTCAAACCTTTGTAATGGCCGATATTCCTGGAATTATTGAAGGTGCTGCAGAGGGTAAAGGTTTGGGTTACTATTTTTTACGTCATATTGAACGGAATTCCATTCTCCTGTTTTTAATTCCTGCCGATGCAGACGATATTAAAAAGCAGTATGATATTCTGCTAGACGAATTGCGCAGATACAATCCCGAGATGTTGGACAAAGAGCGCATAATTGCCATCTCAAAGTCCGATTTACTAGACGAAGAACTCAAAGCTGAGCTCAAAACGGAGTTGGATAACGAACTCCCAATTCCTTACATATTCATATCATCTGTTGCACAGCAAGGCATTACAGAACTTAAAGATATGTTATGGAAAATGTTGAATCCCTAA
- a CDS encoding ion transporter produces the protein MKQRIKSIVEINDNKLSRYFAFFIQGLILVSVVTFSIETLPNLSPQTRIILQSIEWFSVIVFTLEYILRIYVSRHKTKFIFSFFGIIDLLAILPFYLSFGVDLRSLRALRFLRLFRILKLARYNRALNHFSRAIKSAKEEILLFIFITLILIYFSAVGIYYFENEAQPQHFSSIFDSLWWAIITLTTVGYGDVYPITVGGKVFTFFILMIGLGIVAIPTGIISSALTKSVDKKEETP, from the coding sequence GTGAAACAACGCATTAAAAGTATTGTTGAAATTAACGACAATAAGCTAAGTAGATATTTTGCTTTTTTTATTCAAGGTTTAATTTTAGTTTCGGTAGTTACTTTTTCAATTGAAACCCTACCAAATTTAAGCCCTCAAACGCGAATCATTCTTCAGTCTATAGAATGGTTTAGTGTAATTGTGTTTACTTTAGAATACATTTTAAGAATTTATGTGTCGAGACACAAAACCAAGTTTATATTTAGTTTTTTTGGCATTATAGATTTGCTTGCTATTTTACCATTTTATTTATCGTTTGGAGTCGATTTACGATCCTTAAGGGCCTTACGGTTTTTACGGTTGTTTAGAATTTTAAAATTAGCGCGTTACAATCGGGCTTTAAATCATTTTTCGCGTGCTATAAAATCGGCTAAAGAAGAAATTCTCTTGTTTATATTTATTACACTTATTTTAATATACTTTTCTGCTGTGGGTATTTATTATTTTGAAAACGAGGCACAACCACAGCATTTTTCGTCAATTTTCGATAGTTTATGGTGGGCAATTATTACCCTTACTACGGTTGGTTATGGAGATGTTTATCCCATTACGGTAGGCGGTAAAGTGTTTACATTTTTTATTCTTATGATAGGTCTGGGTATCGTTGCCATACCAACGGGAATTATATCTTCCGCTTTAACAAAATCTGTGGATAAGAAAGAAGAAACGCCTTAA
- a CDS encoding alpha-2-macroglobulin family protein — translation MKYALLTLTVIFFSNTIQAQHPDYKNLWTKVEQLEAEGLPKSALKIVEAIGKQAKKDKNNPQFIKSMLFKSKFALVLEEDAQLKIVNNFKSEIKSNSFPTKNILENILANLYWQYFNQNRWQFYNRTKTDVKIDAIDFRTWDLQTLFKEIDFYYKTSLENAKQLRLEPLTHYNVLLNEQKGSKIYRPTLFDFLSHNALQFYKTNETHITKPAYKFEINNKAFLADAVAFSKLKIASKDSTSPQLKALKIYQNLIQFHLEEKSVYALAHVNIERLKFVFQHATFKDKQSVFLEALKAESQRLKTHEVSGLYDFEIASIYYQQSATYVPKIKEEHRWKTKDAISICDSVIAKFPKSKGAENCQVLKQQIEQQNLQITAESFLPILKDSRLLVRYKNLNQLEFKIFKISKNQFEEFNKTYQKETQLAFIKKLNPVTTFNNVLRDENDFQTHTTEILLPKLKNGRYLIYASPKNNEYIFAFSIVQVSDLAIVETDENDCKIFQVINRNNGAPVGQAKVELTLNYNSKRNTQTQNRTTDALGRIEIEKQDNHYSNVLIKVEHHNDIAYFGDYYVNQSYELQKITRIYKTFLFTDRSIYRPGQTAYFKGIVMKTEDNTSEVLENEKTKATLYNTNGEKVKALELTTNEFGSVSGTFILPNTGLNGQYYITLETESGSHSKSYTYFSVEDYKRPKFETQFNPITETYKINDSITVKGHALAYAGSPITDAKVVYRVHRKVEYPHWYFWYRPWFNSAAQEITFGESITNHKGEFEITFKAQPDQSVDKNNLPIFNYEVTADVTDLNGETRSATTVIKVGYHALTANMTIANSLDKTKKTHSIGINTKNLNGEFVPAKGTVKIYKLQAPNSVLRPRPWPAPDYQNFTAEEFRKAFPNEAYNNEQNPNNWEQGELVFNKPFNTENSAKVNLGNIKKWESGAYVIVLESKDKFGQTVKDEIKTSLYSAADNMVADHQLFSITSKQSSYVTGDTAIITLGSAAHHLNVTVSIEKQKKIINTQIIQLNNNKKTIKIPITKEDVGGFSIKYSFAAFNSFESGVLNIAVPYPKTDLQIETTTFRDKLQPGTDETWSFKIKGPKGDKVSAELLASMYDASLDQFKPHTWGFNPINNPINFSHNSSNARHSFGVQQFRVYNEVFRGYYQHQNYDQLNWFGLYFGNGNHYLRKSLSGRIAGIQVVEHDTEVEETVIESTETDSHFAVMLETPQPSDLEESSNENALEKLESDFGNIKIRKNLQETAFFFPQLKTDDTGAVSFSFTTPEALTQWKLQLLAHSKTLESATKSLTAITQKELMVIPNAPRFLREGDTINISTKIANLTDKQLSGQAVLILTDAISGKDITSKLLDKQANSHALGEQEQDFTVSASGNTQVTWQIAIPDNVQAVQYKIMAKAYDFSDGEQNALPVLSNRMLVTETLPMWVKSNETKTFTLDKLKNNSSPTLKNHKLTLEITSNPAWYAVQALPYLMEYPYDCSEQIFSRYYANALASFIANSNPRIQEVFNQWRTSDALISNLEKNAELKSILIQETPWLRDAQSETEQKKRIALLFDLNKMKNELESAKRQLEQNQMPSGAWAWFNGGPENRYITQHIIAGFGHLNKLTVHAKTREASDKKEHNQMILKAIEYLDEAFVKEYEDIRKYNSKIDLSKDHLSYTQLHYLYLRSFYPDVKKSDKVEDITKYYHTQIQKYWLKRSLYAKGLMALIVDRMDDQTTSVKILKSLKENSITSEELGMYWKANANSWYWYQAPIETQALLIEAFSEAGTLIQSAAQNLETVDNLKIWLLKNKQTNRWKTTKATSEAVYALLLQGSDWLRVTDLVDVLVGGQNIAPSKLEDVKVEAGTGYFKTSWNTSEIKPEMASVQLSKKGKGMAWGALYWQYFEDLDHISSAKTPLKLNKKLFLKTNTATGEEISEITANTKVKVGDLIRVRIELRNDRTMEFVHMKDMRAAGLEPINVISTYKWQDGLGYYESTKDASTNFFFDYLPKGVYVFEYDLRVNNAGVMSNGITTIQSMYAPEFSSHSEGVRITVD, via the coding sequence ATGAAATACGCCCTACTCACATTGACTGTTATTTTTTTTTCAAACACCATACAAGCGCAACACCCAGATTATAAGAATTTATGGACTAAAGTCGAGCAGCTAGAGGCTGAAGGTTTACCAAAATCGGCCCTGAAAATTGTGGAAGCCATAGGCAAACAGGCTAAAAAAGACAAAAACAATCCGCAATTTATTAAAAGCATGCTTTTTAAAAGCAAGTTTGCTTTGGTTTTAGAGGAAGATGCACAACTAAAAATTGTAAATAACTTTAAAAGTGAAATTAAATCTAATAGTTTTCCCACTAAAAACATCCTTGAAAATATTTTAGCCAATTTATACTGGCAATATTTTAACCAAAACCGTTGGCAATTCTATAACCGTACCAAAACCGATGTCAAGATTGATGCGATAGATTTTAGAACATGGGATTTACAAACACTTTTTAAAGAGATTGATTTCTATTACAAAACCTCTTTAGAAAATGCAAAGCAACTTCGGTTAGAACCTTTAACCCATTATAATGTGCTTTTAAATGAGCAAAAAGGTTCTAAAATTTACAGACCAACCTTGTTTGATTTTTTAAGTCATAATGCCTTACAATTTTATAAAACTAACGAAACACATATTACCAAACCCGCCTATAAATTTGAAATTAATAACAAAGCCTTTTTAGCCGATGCGGTGGCATTTTCAAAACTTAAAATTGCGTCTAAAGATTCTACTTCGCCACAATTAAAAGCTTTAAAAATCTATCAGAATTTAATACAATTTCATTTAGAAGAGAAATCAGTCTATGCCTTGGCTCATGTTAATATAGAGCGTTTAAAGTTTGTGTTTCAGCACGCCACATTTAAGGATAAGCAATCTGTTTTTTTGGAGGCTTTAAAAGCAGAAAGCCAACGCCTAAAAACGCATGAAGTTTCGGGTTTATACGATTTTGAAATAGCCTCTATTTACTACCAACAAAGCGCAACATACGTTCCAAAAATTAAGGAGGAACACCGTTGGAAAACTAAAGATGCCATTAGCATTTGCGATAGTGTTATTGCAAAATTCCCCAAAAGTAAAGGTGCCGAAAACTGCCAAGTTTTAAAGCAGCAAATAGAACAACAAAACCTTCAAATTACTGCCGAAAGTTTCTTACCTATTCTTAAAGATTCACGATTATTAGTACGCTACAAAAACTTAAATCAACTTGAATTTAAAATCTTTAAAATTTCTAAAAATCAATTTGAAGAATTTAACAAAACCTACCAAAAAGAGACCCAATTAGCTTTTATAAAAAAGTTAAATCCTGTTACGACATTTAATAATGTATTGCGTGATGAAAATGATTTTCAAACACACACCACCGAAATTTTGTTGCCTAAACTTAAAAACGGCAGGTATTTAATTTATGCAAGTCCGAAAAACAATGAATATATATTTGCCTTTAGCATTGTTCAAGTTAGCGATTTAGCTATCGTTGAAACCGATGAAAATGATTGTAAAATCTTTCAAGTAATTAATAGAAATAACGGAGCACCTGTTGGCCAAGCAAAAGTTGAACTAACGCTCAATTATAATAGTAAGCGGAACACCCAAACCCAAAATCGCACTACAGATGCCCTAGGTCGTATTGAAATCGAAAAACAAGATAATCACTACAGCAACGTCCTTATAAAAGTAGAACACCATAATGATATCGCGTATTTTGGAGATTACTATGTAAATCAATCTTACGAACTGCAAAAAATAACACGCATTTACAAAACCTTCCTGTTTACCGATAGAAGTATTTACAGGCCAGGACAAACGGCTTATTTTAAAGGCATTGTCATGAAAACCGAAGATAACACCTCTGAAGTTTTAGAAAACGAAAAAACAAAAGCTACCCTATACAATACCAACGGTGAGAAAGTAAAAGCATTAGAATTAACAACCAATGAATTCGGTTCGGTTTCTGGGACCTTTATTTTACCAAACACAGGCTTAAACGGGCAATACTATATCACCCTTGAAACAGAATCGGGTTCTCACTCAAAAAGCTATACCTATTTTTCGGTTGAAGACTATAAGCGTCCAAAATTCGAAACCCAGTTTAATCCCATAACCGAAACCTACAAAATTAACGATTCTATCACTGTAAAAGGCCATGCTTTAGCTTATGCTGGCAGCCCGATAACCGATGCCAAAGTAGTGTATCGCGTACACAGAAAAGTAGAATACCCGCATTGGTATTTTTGGTATCGCCCGTGGTTTAACAGCGCAGCTCAAGAAATTACTTTCGGAGAAAGTATAACAAACCATAAAGGGGAATTTGAAATTACCTTTAAAGCACAGCCAGACCAAAGTGTCGATAAGAATAATTTACCCATTTTTAATTATGAAGTCACTGCCGATGTAACCGACTTAAATGGTGAAACACGAAGTGCAACGACCGTGATTAAGGTTGGCTACCATGCCCTAACGGCTAATATGACCATTGCAAATAGTTTAGACAAAACTAAAAAAACACATTCCATTGGCATTAATACTAAAAACTTAAACGGCGAATTTGTTCCTGCTAAGGGCACCGTTAAAATATATAAATTACAAGCCCCAAACTCGGTTTTAAGACCACGCCCATGGCCTGCACCAGATTATCAAAATTTCACAGCAGAAGAGTTTAGAAAGGCATTCCCTAATGAGGCTTATAATAATGAGCAAAACCCCAATAATTGGGAACAAGGAGAATTGGTTTTCAATAAACCCTTTAATACCGAAAACTCGGCAAAAGTAAATCTTGGGAATATTAAAAAGTGGGAGTCTGGAGCCTATGTAATCGTTTTAGAAAGTAAAGATAAATTTGGACAAACCGTAAAAGATGAAATAAAAACCAGCCTTTACAGCGCTGCTGATAACATGGTAGCAGACCATCAACTCTTTAGCATTACAAGCAAGCAATCTAGCTATGTTACAGGCGATACGGCAATAATAACTTTGGGCAGCGCCGCACATCATTTAAACGTTACGGTATCTATTGAAAAACAAAAAAAAATTATAAACACACAAATTATTCAGTTGAATAATAACAAGAAAACCATCAAAATCCCCATAACAAAAGAAGATGTTGGAGGCTTTTCTATAAAGTATAGTTTTGCCGCCTTTAATAGTTTTGAATCGGGTGTTTTAAATATTGCTGTGCCTTACCCAAAAACCGATTTACAAATTGAAACCACCACCTTTAGAGATAAATTACAGCCAGGCACCGATGAAACTTGGAGTTTTAAAATTAAAGGCCCAAAAGGCGACAAAGTATCTGCAGAATTATTAGCGAGCATGTACGATGCGTCTTTAGACCAGTTTAAACCGCATACTTGGGGTTTTAACCCCATTAATAATCCTATAAATTTTTCTCACAATAGCAGTAATGCCCGCCATAGTTTTGGCGTACAACAGTTCCGGGTTTATAATGAAGTGTTTCGTGGTTATTACCAACATCAAAATTATGACCAGCTGAATTGGTTCGGACTTTATTTTGGGAATGGGAATCACTATTTAAGAAAATCTTTAAGCGGAAGAATTGCTGGAATTCAAGTTGTTGAACATGATACTGAAGTTGAGGAAACCGTTATAGAATCAACAGAAACTGATTCGCACTTTGCAGTTATGCTTGAAACGCCCCAACCATCAGATTTAGAAGAGTCTTCAAATGAAAACGCCTTAGAAAAATTAGAAAGTGATTTCGGTAACATCAAAATTCGTAAAAATCTTCAAGAAACCGCGTTTTTCTTTCCGCAGTTAAAAACAGACGACACGGGAGCAGTAAGTTTCAGTTTTACAACGCCCGAAGCCTTAACCCAATGGAAATTACAGTTATTAGCCCACAGCAAAACATTAGAAAGCGCCACCAAAAGTTTAACCGCCATCACACAAAAAGAACTGATGGTTATACCAAACGCTCCACGTTTTTTACGCGAAGGCGATACCATTAACATCAGTACAAAAATTGCAAATTTAACAGATAAACAACTTTCTGGACAAGCCGTATTAATCTTAACCGATGCCATTTCTGGTAAAGATATTACTTCAAAACTACTAGACAAACAAGCTAATAGTCATGCTTTGGGAGAGCAAGAGCAGGATTTCACCGTATCTGCTTCTGGCAACACGCAAGTGACTTGGCAGATAGCAATTCCAGATAATGTGCAGGCCGTTCAATATAAAATAATGGCTAAAGCATACGATTTTAGTGATGGTGAACAAAACGCCTTACCGGTTTTAAGTAATCGCATGTTGGTTACCGAGACGCTTCCTATGTGGGTTAAAAGCAATGAAACCAAAACCTTCACTTTAGATAAACTAAAGAACAACAGCTCACCAACATTAAAAAACCACAAATTAACATTAGAAATCACTTCCAATCCCGCTTGGTATGCCGTGCAGGCCCTTCCCTATTTAATGGAATATCCCTACGATTGTAGTGAGCAAATTTTCAGCAGATATTACGCTAATGCTTTGGCAAGCTTTATTGCCAACTCCAATCCTAGAATTCAAGAGGTTTTCAATCAATGGAGAACTAGCGATGCCTTAATTTCTAACTTAGAAAAAAACGCCGAATTAAAATCTATTTTAATTCAAGAAACGCCTTGGTTACGCGATGCACAAAGTGAAACAGAACAGAAAAAACGTATCGCTTTATTGTTCGATTTGAATAAAATGAAAAACGAGCTGGAGTCTGCAAAACGCCAACTAGAACAAAACCAAATGCCTTCTGGAGCTTGGGCTTGGTTTAATGGTGGACCAGAAAACAGATACATCACACAGCATATTATAGCTGGTTTTGGGCATCTTAATAAACTAACAGTCCATGCGAAAACAAGAGAAGCGAGCGACAAGAAAGAGCACAATCAAATGATTCTTAAAGCCATCGAATACCTCGATGAAGCCTTTGTAAAGGAATATGAAGACATTAGAAAATACAATTCTAAAATAGACCTCAGCAAAGACCATTTAAGCTATACGCAACTACATTATTTATACCTGCGGAGTTTTTATCCAGACGTTAAAAAATCTGATAAAGTTGAAGACATCACTAAATATTATCACACACAAATCCAGAAGTACTGGTTAAAACGCTCGTTGTATGCTAAAGGATTGATGGCTTTAATTGTTGATAGAATGGATGACCAAACGACTTCAGTTAAAATTTTAAAATCCTTAAAAGAAAACAGTATAACGTCTGAAGAACTAGGTATGTACTGGAAAGCCAACGCCAACTCTTGGTATTGGTATCAAGCCCCAATAGAAACACAGGCTTTATTAATTGAAGCTTTTTCAGAAGCAGGAACCCTGATTCAGAGTGCAGCGCAGAATCTGGAAACCGTAGATAATCTTAAAATTTGGCTGCTTAAAAACAAGCAAACCAACCGTTGGAAAACCACCAAAGCCACGAGCGAAGCTGTTTATGCCTTACTATTACAAGGTAGCGATTGGTTGCGTGTAACAGATTTAGTCGATGTGCTTGTTGGCGGACAAAACATAGCGCCTTCAAAACTAGAAGATGTGAAAGTTGAGGCGGGAACTGGTTATTTTAAAACGTCTTGGAATACCTCAGAAATAAAACCAGAAATGGCAAGCGTACAACTTAGTAAAAAAGGAAAGGGAATGGCTTGGGGTGCCTTGTACTGGCAATACTTTGAAGATTTAGACCATATAAGCTCAGCAAAAACCCCTTTAAAATTGAATAAAAAACTATTCTTAAAAACCAATACCGCTACTGGCGAAGAAATTTCTGAAATCACAGCAAACACCAAAGTTAAAGTGGGCGATTTAATTCGCGTGCGTATTGAATTGCGCAACGATAGAACGATGGAATTTGTACACATGAAAGACATGCGAGCCGCAGGTTTAGAGCCCATCAATGTAATTTCTACGTACAAATGGCAAGATGGTTTAGGCTATTATGAAAGCACTAAAGATGCGAGCACAAACTTCTTCTTCGATTATTTACCAAAAGGCGTTTATGTGTTTGAATACGATTTAAGAGTTAATAATGCTGGTGTTATGAGTAATGGCATCACCACCATACAAAGCATGTATGCTCCCGAGTTTAGCAGCCATAGTGAAGGTGTAAGAATAACGGTAGATTGA
- a CDS encoding adenylate kinase, translating to MTTIKLHDKYFKPFISAQEIDSAIARMVDEVSNDIGDEIPVFVGILNGSFMVVSDFVKKYPKPCEVTFIKLASYEGVKSTEDIQRLIGLTQNLSGRTVVILEDIIDTGNTLAEVHRIFKNENVKALKIATLFYKPEAYKKDYKLHYIGIEIPNKFIVGYGLDYDGLGRNIPEVYQIKETQHMTNLVLFGPPGAGKGTQANFLKEKYNLVHISTGDVFRFNIKNETALGMIAKSYIDKGELVPDQVTIDMLEAEVEKNADAKGFIFDGFPRTDAQAKALDALMERKDSQINAMIALEVDDEVLVERLLKRGETSGRTDDADESIIRHRIKQYYNKTAVLKEFYSEKDKYFGVDGVGSIEDINIRISNLIDGF from the coding sequence ATGACAACAATAAAGTTACACGATAAATACTTTAAACCTTTTATTTCTGCTCAAGAAATCGATTCTGCTATTGCACGTATGGTCGATGAGGTTTCTAACGATATTGGAGATGAAATCCCTGTATTTGTTGGTATTTTAAACGGATCGTTTATGGTAGTAAGCGATTTTGTAAAGAAATATCCCAAACCTTGTGAAGTCACGTTTATAAAACTGGCATCGTATGAGGGTGTTAAATCGACTGAAGATATTCAGCGTTTAATCGGTTTAACCCAGAACTTATCGGGTCGTACCGTGGTCATTTTAGAAGATATTATTGACACAGGTAATACCTTGGCAGAAGTGCATCGTATTTTTAAAAACGAAAATGTAAAAGCACTAAAAATCGCAACCTTATTTTATAAACCCGAGGCTTACAAAAAAGATTATAAACTACATTACATAGGTATAGAAATTCCTAATAAATTTATAGTGGGATACGGACTTGATTATGATGGATTAGGAAGAAATATACCAGAAGTATATCAAATAAAAGAAACGCAACACATGACAAATTTAGTGCTATTTGGCCCTCCAGGAGCTGGAAAAGGAACTCAAGCAAATTTTTTAAAAGAAAAATATAATCTAGTCCACATTTCTACAGGCGATGTGTTTAGATTTAACATAAAAAATGAAACGGCTTTAGGTATGATTGCAAAATCGTACATCGATAAAGGCGAGTTGGTTCCAGATCAAGTAACTATAGATATGTTGGAGGCCGAGGTCGAAAAGAATGCCGATGCTAAGGGGTTTATTTTTGATGGGTTCCCTAGAACTGATGCACAAGCGAAAGCTTTAGACGCCTTGATGGAGCGTAAAGACTCGCAAATTAATGCCATGATAGCCTTAGAAGTAGACGATGAGGTTTTGGTTGAACGTTTATTAAAGCGTGGTGAAACTAGCGGAAGAACCGACGATGCAGACGAGTCTATCATTAGACATAGAATTAAGCAATACTATAATAAAACTGCGGTATTAAAAGAGTTTTACTCTGAAAAAGATAAGTATTTTGGTGTTGATGGTGTGGGTAGCATTGAAGATATCAATATAAGAATAAGCAATTTGATTGATGGTTTTTAA
- a CDS encoding alpha/beta hydrolase family protein has protein sequence MKHIKFVVLACSFTILGFSQTKRPQEPKAPFDYPSELVFFENPNDENIKLAGTLTLPKDVKKPPVAILISGSGPQNRDEELMGHKPFLVLADYLTRNGIAVLRYDDRGTAESTGDFNIATTFDFASDAEAAMRYLKTRKDINPNKIGLIGHSEGGLIATLVAAQHKNVAFIIMLAGMGVNGRAVLESQSWEIAKQMGASEETLDFNKAFTSTAYDVLMTEKNENKNEIEPKIKTALKNFKTDLETKNSPYAMYVSDALIERLVNQITSPWFINFIKIEPKDYLEKTTCPVLALNGSKDLQVLAKLNLEAIESALITAGNKDITLKELEGLNHLFQTANTGSPSEYSVIEETFSPIALKIIKDWILNRF, from the coding sequence ATGAAACACATAAAATTTGTTGTCTTAGCATGTAGTTTTACCATATTAGGCTTCTCGCAAACCAAAAGACCTCAAGAACCAAAAGCCCCTTTTGATTATCCTTCTGAATTGGTTTTTTTTGAAAACCCTAACGACGAAAACATAAAATTAGCAGGCACACTTACCTTGCCAAAAGATGTGAAAAAACCACCTGTTGCCATATTAATAAGTGGTTCTGGCCCTCAAAACAGAGATGAAGAACTTATGGGACATAAACCATTTTTAGTACTTGCTGATTATTTAACCCGTAACGGTATTGCAGTTTTAAGATATGATGACAGAGGAACGGCCGAGTCTACGGGTGATTTTAATATTGCTACTACTTTCGATTTTGCCAGTGATGCGGAAGCCGCAATGCGCTATCTAAAAACGAGAAAGGACATCAACCCCAACAAAATTGGATTAATTGGCCATAGCGAAGGCGGGCTAATTGCAACTCTAGTGGCCGCTCAACATAAAAATGTAGCCTTTATAATTATGCTAGCAGGAATGGGTGTAAATGGTCGCGCTGTTTTAGAATCTCAAAGTTGGGAAATTGCAAAACAAATGGGAGCCAGCGAGGAAACCTTAGATTTTAATAAAGCCTTTACAAGTACTGCTTACGATGTATTAATGACCGAAAAAAATGAAAATAAAAATGAAATAGAACCAAAAATCAAGACCGCATTAAAAAACTTTAAAACAGATTTAGAGACTAAAAATAGCCCCTACGCCATGTATGTCTCCGATGCTTTAATAGAGCGTTTAGTTAATCAAATTACAAGCCCATGGTTTATAAACTTTATTAAAATAGAGCCTAAAGACTATTTAGAAAAAACAACTTGTCCGGTTTTAGCTTTAAATGGTAGTAAGGATTTGCAAGTCTTAGCTAAATTAAACCTAGAGGCTATTGAGTCTGCTTTAATTACAGCTGGGAATAAAGATATAACCCTTAAAGAATTAGAAGGTTTAAATCATTTATTTCAAACCGCAAACACTGGTAGTCCGAGTGAATACAGTGTTATTGAAGAAACGTTTTCTCCAATAGCCTTAAAAATTATTAAAGATTGGATTTTAAACCGTTTTTAA
- a CDS encoding PLDc N-terminal domain-containing protein, protein MLVIIAITLFILPVAALISILKNNFKNNDKLIWVLVVLLLPFLGPILYNIIGRPTRVKE, encoded by the coding sequence CTGTTAGTAATTATAGCGATAACTTTATTTATTTTACCTGTTGCAGCTTTAATTAGTATTTTAAAAAACAACTTTAAAAATAATGACAAACTAATATGGGTTTTGGTGGTTTTGTTGTTACCATTTTTAGGTCCAATTCTTTATAATATCATTGGTAGACCTACGCGAGTAAAAGAATAA
- a CDS encoding DUF4136 domain-containing protein, with protein MKFLKTLSLTLLIVSCAPIRVNYDFDRSTDFSQYKTYNYYTNMNTGLSDLDTKRFLDALDEKMSAKGFRLDDTPNFFIDIKSSTFKTPQRSTMGVGVGGGGGHVGGGVSVGIPIGQSSVNRKIAIDFVDENGKGLFWQAVSEASFDPDASPEKRETRLHAIIDKMLVNYPPKQ; from the coding sequence ATGAAATTCTTAAAAACACTCAGTTTAACTTTGCTTATCGTGTCTTGCGCTCCCATTCGTGTTAATTACGATTTTGATAGAAGTACAGACTTCTCGCAGTATAAAACCTACAATTATTATACAAATATGAATACCGGTTTAAGCGATTTAGACACCAAACGTTTTTTGGATGCTTTAGATGAAAAAATGAGTGCTAAAGGCTTTCGTTTAGACGATACACCAAATTTTTTCATCGATATTAAAAGTAGCACTTTTAAAACACCCCAACGTAGCACTATGGGCGTTGGTGTTGGTGGAGGTGGCGGCCATGTTGGTGGAGGCGTATCTGTAGGCATTCCTATTGGACAGTCTAGTGTAAATCGTAAAATTGCTATCGATTTTGTAGACGAAAACGGTAAAGGTCTTTTTTGGCAAGCTGTTAGTGAAGCTAGTTTCGACCCAGATGCTTCTCCAGAAAAACGAGAAACACGACTGCATGCGATTATAGATAAAATGCTGGTAAACTATCCGCCAAAGCAATAA